A region of the Piliocolobus tephrosceles isolate RC106 unplaced genomic scaffold, ASM277652v3 unscaffolded_25441, whole genome shotgun sequence genome:
gacagcatcttgctctgtcacctaggctggaatacagtggcacgattgtAGCTCACTTGAatttccgggctcaagtgatcctcctgtttcagcttctcaagtagctgaaaccaccggtgtgtgccaccacacccagctaattttttgatatttaatagaaatggggtgttgttatgttgcctaggctggtcttaaactcctgggctcaagtgatcctcccccttcggcctcccataatgctgggattacaggcgtgagccgctggcACCTAGCCACGAATTGCACTTTTGAAAATGAcctgtcttggccgggcgcagtgactcatacctgtaatcccaccactttgagaggccaaagtgggtggatcatgtgaagttaggagttcaaaaccagcctgaacaacgtggtgaaatcccatctctactaaaaatacaaaaaaattagtcgggcgtggtggtgtgtaatgccagctactggggaggctgaagcatgagaatcgcttgaacctgggaggtggaggttgcagtgagttgagatcgcgccactgcactcctgcctgggtgacagcaagactgtctcaaaaaaaaaaaaaaaaaaagacctgtctTCTGGTAGGTTAATTGCATCTTCGTTTTTAAAAACCAATGGCTGTTTAAACTCTGCAAACCAGGGGTTAGCAGGACATGAGGGAGTGTAGCCCTGATGCGGTGACCTGGGCCGGAGCCCTCAGACTAGCCTCAGCTTTGGCGGCAGCACGCCCTGCCTCGTGGAGCCACGGCCTCCTGGGACGGACTCCCCGGCTCCCCCAGCCGCCCGCAGCCGCCGGATGATCCTCTGCTCCCGTCTCTGTCTCCCACAGTCGACATCGCTGAGGATGGAGCCCGCCCCGGGCCTCGTGGAGCAGCCCAAGTGCTTGGAGGCCGGGAGCCCGGAGCCTGAGGCGGCGCCGTGGCAGGCCCTGCCTGTCCTGTCCGAGAAGCAGTCGGGGGACGTGGAGCTGGTGCTGGCCTACGCCGCGCCCATCCTGGACAAGCGCCAGACCTCACGCCTCCTGAAGGAGGTGTCGGCCCTGCACCCGCTCCCCGCCCAGCCTCACCTCAAGCGGGTGCGGCCCAGCCACGATGCCGGCAGCCCCCACGCCCTGGAGATGCTGCTGTGCCTGGCCGGGCCAGCCTCGGGCCCGCGCTCGCTGGCTGAGCTCCTGCCACTGCCGGCTGTGGACCCCCGTGGCCTGGGGCAGCCCTTCCTGGTGCCTGTGCCCGCCCGGCCGCCTCTGACCAGGGGCCAGTTCGAGGAGGCCCGGGCCCACTGGCCCACGTCTTTCCACGAGGACAAGCAGGTGACCAGCGCCCTGGCCGGGAGGCTCTTCTCCACGCAGGAGCGCGCCGCCATGCAGAGCCACATGGAGCGGGCGGTGCGGGCGGCCCGGCGGGCGGCAGCGCGGGGCCTGCGGGCCGTGGGGGCCGTGGTGGTGGACCCGGCCTCGGACCGCGTGCTGGCCACCGGCCATGACTGCAGCAGCGCAGACAACCCCCTCCTGCACGCCGTCATGGTGTGCGTGGACCTCGTGGCGCGTGGCCAGGGCCGCGGCACCTACGACTTCAGGCCGTTCCCCGCCTGCTCCTTCGCCCCGGCCGCCGCCCCACAGGCCGTCCGTGCAGGCGCCGTGC
Encoded here:
- the ADAT3 gene encoding probable inactive tRNA-specific adenosine deaminase-like protein 3 is translated as MILCSRLCLPQSTSLRMEPAPGLVEQPKCLEAGSPEPEAAPWQALPVLSEKQSGDVELVLAYAAPILDKRQTSRLLKEVSALHPLPAQPHLKRVRPSHDAGSPHALEMLLCLAGPASGPRSLAELLPLPAVDPRGLGQPFLVPVPARPPLTRGQFEEARAHWPTSFHEDKQVTSALAGRLFSTQERAAMQSHMERAVRAARRAAARGLRAVGAVVVDPASDRVLATGHDCSSADNPLLHAVMVCVDLVARGQGRGTYDFRPFPACSFAPAAAPQAVRAGAVRKLDADDDGLPYVCTGYDLYVTREPCAMCAMALVHSRILRVFYGAPSPDGALGTRFRMHARPDLNHRFQVFRGVLEEECRWLDPDT